ATTTATACTAAGTTAAATTCAGTAATTTAAATAGTTACTAGATGGAAGCTCACATGTGCTAGAAGGTTGAGGTGGCCAGAGTAGCTGTAGACACCTCGGTTCCTTTTACCAGCAATGATTTCCAGCATTATAACACCAAAGCTAAATACATCTGATTTCACCGAGAACACTCCATCCATTGCATACTCCGGGGCCATATAACCGCTGCAGAAAGGCCATGTAAATGTCATCATGATTAGGATATTGCATTGCACCATCAATATTAGATGATTGGCATGTCTGTCAAAACTCTGAGTTACTTACTATGTGCCAACTACTCTGAGAGTATTGATTTCTGCGTCGTCACTGCCAAACATTCTAGCCATGCCGAAGTCTGAAATTTTAGGAGTCATCTCCTTATCCAGAAGAATATTGCTTGTCTTTAGGTCTCTGTGGATGATTCTATATCTTGAGTCCTGGTGAAGATACAGTAAACCTCGGGCAATTCCCTCAATTATACGGTATCGTGTTTGCCAGTCAAGTAGTTTGCTCTTGGCTGTGTCTGGTAAGAAAGATAGGTTGTTATTTGTTCCTTGATGGATTTGGAAATTCTTTGGCAAGAGCGGTTAAGGGCATACCAAATAGAAAGTAGTCCAAGCTTTTGTTTTCCATGAATTCATATATAAGTATCTTTTCTGGTCCAGAAATGCTGCACCCAATCAGTCGAACAAGATTCCGGTGCTGGAGTTTAGCTATCAACAAAACCTCATTCTTGAATTCCTCAAGACCCTGCGTTGATGTTCTTGAAAGTGTTTTAACAGCTATGTCTTGTCCATCCTCAAGCTTACCCTGTAGTTAACTCACGCATTTCCAATCAGACATGAAGTGAGAGTAAGTCTAAAATTCTTTCAGTAATCTCAAAAAATaaaacattttatttttttggtaaCTATCAGTGGTGTAATTGCATACATTGTTACATGAAAGAACAATCAATTTGCAAATAGTTGAAAATTTTGTGCTTGATGGTGAAGTTAAATTTAGTCAGCAGTGGAGCCATCCTGGTTCCACTTTGAACCGTTTCCAAAATTCACCTATCATTTAGGTTGAGTCCGGTACCTTGTACACAGGCCCAAAGCCACCTTCACCGAGCTTATTCTCAGTTGAGAAACCCTTTGTGGCTTTTGCTATTGTCTCGTAATCATACAGTGGCAGCTCCAGATCATCCCCTTGATTCTTTCCTTCAATGCCCTCCATACTGCGTGGACCAGCTCTCCATGTGCCTGCTCCTATAGAAATGCAAAAGTTAGAATTGCACCAGTCAACAAGGTGTCACttattttgtcttttttttttaacaaaatgcACTTTCAAATAGGTATTTGTTGTCTCTTTAGGCGAGGTCAACAGTCTGTAGTGATTGTATGTCACCTGGTTTTCTTGCTTTGCTTTTCTTTACTCTCCAGATGAAAACCGTGATTGCTAGAAGAATTGCCAGTGCAGTTATGCTGACGACAACTGCAACCACAATATTGACCTTCTTCTTTGACTTGCTTACTGAAGCTGCACAAGAAATCGTAATAAAAAGTAAGTTTGATCACAGACTTAGGTATACCTAGCCTATAAAATAGTGTACATATAATAATATAAAGCTATTTATGAATTGTGAGTGTTACAGTTTCCAATGAATATGTAAATATTCATATGGCTCTTGAGTGAAGAGTATTGCCAAGACAGTAGTCCTTCATATTGCTAATGTTAAGAATGAAAGCTTCATGATGAATCCATCATTTTCGAATAACAACATTTTTCTTTGCGACCGTGAATAACAACATTGAATTCAAGTTATCTGAATCTAGAAATATTATTCCATGCAACATTGAATATACAGGATTTATGGGATCCAAATGAAATAACGCCGTTATTTCATACAGGTCAACAGCATGATACTCAGATCTGAAACAACTCATGTCAACTTTGCTTGAGGATAACTGGATATCATGGGATCAACTACAGTTGGTGGTCGTGTTCTTCCCAATTACCAGGGTCCTAAATCTCTGGTCCAGGTTTGAAATATGAACACAGCATACAGCACACAAAGGTCTATGCCTACCCTGGACCATGGCAGTATGAATACGGGATGCTCGCACACGATTCACAATCTATGTTCATATGGGAAAAGGGTCGTTCATGATATTGCAGTGGAAAGAGAAACCGAAAGTTATCACTGTTGGCACGCCTTGGTCCAATGATGTCCCTCTCAACCAAATTATCAGCACGATGGTGTGCCGGTCCTGACTGATGGAATGGGTCCAGTTCCATGTGGTGAACTAAGTGGCATGTGCCAATGAAATTTACCAATTGTGAGAAGTATTTATCCACATACATAGTGGCACTAATAGTGGAAACAGTCAAGCAGATGCTGCAATGCCCATGCAACTAGGGAGTGATGATCTGCAGTTAATGTTTGGTTTCCATACACAGTATTCAGCAGGAAGGGGACAGAGAAATTTACCTGTGGCCAACCTCTAAATCATGTGACGGTGCTAGAAAGCAGAGGGAACGACAGTACCATCTTGACCCCAGAAATAGCACTGCCCTACCAAACGACAGAATCTAGTGTGCACTTTGGATTTGGGTATCACTTTCTACCTGTTGGTTCTAAAGGAAATAGCGCCATTTGTGAAGGCAATAACTAGTCCTGGTATGTTGATTAACGGTTGTTGCATACTTTAGTGACATTTGTGacttgttctttcttttgatGCGTATGATGTTAGTCCTATTTATCAACTTTtgataattttgttgttgcagccTTGCAGGGGATCTATTGCCTTTTGCTGAGTTCCTTTGTAGAAGTTTAATTGCTTTGTCGTCTTATTAAAATTGATTAAATTGCAATAGTATTTCCTTCACCAGTCTAATGCGCAATTGTTAAACAAGCAACACACAGAATTAACACACTGTTTCTAGTGGATGTGATGCTACTCATATCGCAGCATAAATTTCTGTGCTAGGATGCTTGTGCACTGTAGTACCAAGCTTCAGAGCCAGCATCAGCATGTGACATTTCCAGAACTTTGGACTAATTATATTTGGTATTGAAGCAGATTCTTCTCTCTTATGGTTTCATACTTCTGTGTCAGGTTTCGGAGCAACTATTATCCCATGGATAAAATAACTATTCTGGGTATGTCCATCCATGCTCAGCTATCTGATGATTTAATTTCTGTTGAACATGGGGCACGCATACATGATGTTTTCAGGACTTAATTGCAGCACCTTTTTGTCTGGTGCAGACAGCTCAACGTCTTCCGTACGAGCTCCATTGTTCACTATCAACCTGAGGTATTTCAGGTTTATCATTTACCAATCTATCACATTTTTAACTGAACATGCAAAATTTCACAAATTTTCTCTCTTCTAGCTGAATATAATGCATATATCTAGTAAATGTACAACCTTAGTCAGGTATCCTCATAGCTGCAAGGCCATTATTTCCTCTTTCCTGCGTTGCTTTTGGTGGTTTCTTTGTTTGATTGAACCCCTAGCTAGAGAGAAGAGTCGAGTCAAAACACCTCTCCATGGATTCCTCATGCCCTGCCAGTTCACCGCACACCAACCTCATGTGAAAACCACATCTAAATCCACAGTCCAGGACCACATCCACTCGACCTGGGCATTGTTGACTAGCTGGTCCGATGCCGCGTTGCTGTCGATCCATTCTTGTCAGTGTCTCATTGCTGTTCATCAATGGTACCCAAGAAAACCCTACCAATCACCATCGCTGTTGCCAAATTTGCACTCGTGCACCACAACATGAGGTTCCTCACCGGAAAGAACAGGGCGCTTTTAGATGAGATGTGTCGCCGGTGACGTGCACCGCCGCGACACGGAAACATCGTGCCGGTATCTTCCTGGCGCAAAGGAAGAACCGTATGCAGGGCTGGGACCTGGAACAGGGAGGGAGGAAGATGCTGCTGGAACAGTCTTTCAGCATCAGCTAGCAGCAGCACGCCACTATGAACTGAAACTGACATGCTGTTTAGCTTCGCCGAAGTCAATCTTACTGTGTTCAGATCATGTGCAGCGGTATGGGATTCAGAACTGTGTCTCTGCTTGATCATGACAGGCACAAAGGATAAAAGGTCTTCCCAAGAGGGCCAGAGTTGCTTGGAATGGAATCTATTTCATTTCATCAACGTTGAGTCACCAATCATGTGCCTATCCTGATCCCCCTGCCCTGCGTTCGTTGGGCTGCACCATCAGCTTCAGGCGACACCGTCGGGGATGGAATTGCTTAGACGCGCCTAAAGCATCTGAAAGGGAAGGACCTGGAGACCTGCCTAAACGCTATCGTGCTGGGGATTGGAACCCGACCTGATTCAGGTGGCCAAGTTCAACTCGTACCCAGCTCGATCGATCGCTCAGTGTACGTCGATTTCATTCGCGGGTCGTGCTCTCACTCTACCCGTCTGCGTCAACAGCGAACCTGTTGTGACTTTGAATGGCATACGTCTACACTGTGCAACGAAGGTGCAGGAGAATGTGAGGCTACTCTTCCGGGGTTGCGGTCCAAAGCTTTCTTTTGCAGATCGAGACTGGAACTTTGCTGGGTATGGCTACGATCCACGAATGCAGGTTGCTACTGTCACTCATCTGACATTAGCCAATGTTGACGGCAGAGGATAATGCTTCCCAATGACAGTGACACCGACCAACTAAAGGGGAGAAAGACAAGGGTTTGTCTGCCTATACGTTGGTGCTCCTTTGGTTACTGTTTGATGGGGACGAACTACAGATGCTAAGAATTATTCAAGAAACTAAAGCATAGCCCAGATCAGATGCTGCTAATGGCGAGGCTAGTCTTTTTTTGTAGTTGGTACTATAGCCTGAGTGATTTTGTGCACACTGTAAAAGGGTAAAAGGTGGTCAATTGCATTGGCTGGAACCAAGTTTTTCACCTACCAAAATGCATCATCGTACGGGAGGACGGAATAAAATAAGTTCTTTTTTTATGACGGCAAAGAGGATCTAAGATTGTGCACGTGTACGTACAGAAAGACGAGGTGCGCAAAACGTACccaggtcggcggcggcgagccggaaGTAGAGTGTCTGCCCGTAGCCCGGGTACACGCGGAGGTCGTCGAGGCCGCCGGTCCACGTGAcgcagccgcggcggccgggctcGCCGGTGAGGTTGGCGCTGGCGTAGGCCGTGCAGGAGCAGTTGCTGAGGCAGCGCTGCCGGCACTGCTCGAGGCTGGCGTTGAAGTCCACCACCGCCCGCGTGGTGTCGggcgccttggcgtgcgggAGCGCCGCGAAGCCGTCGGTGCGGTTGGCGCAGTCCAGTGGCGTGGCCCGGGCGCAGCCGTCCCGCCCGTCCCGGagcgcccacgccgccggcgagcgcggcgcgaAGCCGCGGAGGCAGGAGCAGGGCGGCACCGCGCCGGGGTCGCACACCCCGTTGGGCCCGCACGCCGACACGGCGTCGCACTGGTCCTTGGGCGCGTACCAGTAGAGGCTCcacgcgcgggcggcgcccAGCCACGTCCACCGCTGCAGcagtccgccgccggcgcccgtgcTGTTGAGCGCCAGCCGCGACACCACGCCGGGGTCCCGGACGCGGAAGCTGTAGGTGGCCTCCCGCCCGTCGTTGACGAAGCGGAAGCTGAAGCCCTGGGACTTGTAGGTCACGGTGTCCGGCACGCCCGTGAACTGCACGCCGTCCCAGGGGCCCGACCGCCACACCTTGGTGGGCCCGTTCCAGACGAACACCTCCGGGTCGCCGGCCGTGTCCATCGCCGCCACGACGGGGCCCGGCGACGGGTCGGAGGGGCTCGACCACGCCGTCAGCGTCATGTTCTTCCCCTCCGCGAAGTCCACCCCGAGGCGCATCCCCGGGAGGAGCGTGTCGGTCGGGTGGTCGAACCCCTGCCACGCCACGCGCCCGCGCTGGTCCGACACCACCAGGTTGCCGTCGTCCTGGAtccgcgccgcgcacgcgccctctgcgccggccgccggggacgCCGACCACACCACGGTGCCGTTGGCGtccgcgacggcgagcgcgcaACCGGCGGGCGACACGGAGagcgtggcgccggcggcgtcgccccGGACCGGGTCGGCGCGGTTGGCCACCCAGACGACGGTGCGGACGAGCAGCCTGGCGTACCAGACCCCGACGTAGGTGTTGTTGGAGCCCGGCGGGGAGAAGAAGCCGAGCGCGAAGCTGCCGGTGCCCGAGGAGACGAGCGTGTCGTTGCCCCGGAGCGGCTGGCCCGGCGCGATGGTGTCCCTGGCGCGGGAAGCCGCGgggagaagcagcagcagcagcagcagcggaacACCCAAGGCGAGGCGGAGGCCGAGCCGGTGGTTGGGCGCCATcgcggcgaggtggaggtgaaCTAGCGCAGCGGCAGCTAGCTCTCTGGTCGACGACAGGTTGACAGCATCGTGTAGTGGACGCGGTGGTCACTGGTCAGGTTCAGGCTGCCAATGGGACGCTGCAGTTTTGTTTCCAGCGAAGTGGCAGCAGATCTGGGCTCTGCAAGGCTTCGGATCAGGCCGAATTGATCTGCTTTTATGGGaaggatttttttcatttttatatttaaaaaaaattaaaatttcaaaaatatatggcggtttcgaaaaatttcaaaactatacccctgtcgccccctggatgggcgacaggacctaaatgtaaaaaaaattacatttaggtcctggcacccgggacgcattaaacagcaaacttgtaaaattgatataaaattgtagaaaaatcggaaaaatacaaactcaactgttctggattctatgaaacaagatctacaacttttgttatataaagtttttcatttgatcaatgtatcttgctctattttaaatactagtttaatgcacttttatttaaatctcaagatccatcctttggatgcaagTCACCTTTGGCTAGAGTGtttcatatggtgagcataggcttgtacaaaattggtagatccagaaaacatttctagaataagtttttaaattaaatcttgcaatatgtctagtttaaatgggttatttatccatgctgctatattgagttttagaagccataacttttacagtaccattattttatttcctaagagttataaaaaaagtttggtaaattttagataagcataactagaccaaatgaattatgactaaggtaaatgcactaaatcaagaaaaatagttcttgtacctaaaaaatttgaaataatttatttggtctagttgtgcttatctaaaatttaccaaactttttttgtagctcttaggaaataaaataatagtactgtaaaagttatggcttctaaaactcagtatagcagcatggataaataactcatttaaactagacatattgcaaaatttaatttaaaaacttattctagaaatgttttctgggcctaccaattttgtacaagcctatgcttaccatatgcaacactctggccaaagatgacatgcatccaaaggatggatcttgagatttaaataaaagtgcattaaactagtatttaaaatagagcaagatacattgatcaaatgaaaaactttatataacaaaagttgtagatcttgtttcatagaatccagaacagttgagtttgtatttttttgatttttttacgattttatatctattttacaagttcgctgtttaatgcgtcccgggcgccaggacctaaatgtaatttttttttacatttaggtcctgtcgcccaggcagagggcgacaggggtatagttttgaaatttttcgaaaccgccatatatttttgaaattttaatttttttaaatacaaaaatgaaaaaaatccttATGGGAAAGAGTTCAGGCCCGGCCGGTGCTTCTGAAGCCTTAACTGGGCTGCGTTGGGCTCGTGGAGTTCTATTCAAAGTGAGGCAGCCTCGCTCAGTTGGGCCATGAATGTAACCTCACCCCAGAATTGGCCCACGCAGCCGGGATCGATTGTTcatccaaaaaaaaatgatgctcGCGGCTCGCCTGTCGGTCGGTGATGTACACATCGACCTCATCATTTCCACCTCTCTGTCGGTGACCACGAACTCGAGTCCTAGAGATCTACCATGCCTTCCGAGCAGATggtcccaggccggccggcggccgaaaGAGTGGGGAGCAGAGGTCAACGCGAATGATGGATGGGGGCAAGGGGCAGACACCAGACATCCTTGCGGCTGACTCCACGCCCGACGGCACAAAAGTTCCATCCATGAAACGCATCAGGTCACGCTGATGCCTGCCCTTCCTTCTCGACGTCAAGGATCCTCCGGCGGAGAAGCAGGGAGCAGGGTGCAGGTGTCGCGCGGATCGCCGCCGGAGTTCTTCTCCGCCTCCGACCGCCATCATTGACGCGGCTGCTTTACTGCAAAGAATACGCCGCCGGATGATGAAATGCAAATGCTAGCTCCAAACAGGAGGAGAAATGAATGCTCCGGCCTGCACGCCGGGCCCGCCGTGCAGAGGCCCACAGCCCCTCACCGATCAGTCTGTTCTCTGTTCCATGGCCTCCCACCCAAATCTTTGTCTGAAATGGCAACCTCATCGTCGTGCAGCTGAATACAGTGGCCGCCGGTGGGCTGCAGCTTCCAGAACCATGGCCGTGTCAGTCGCCGTCAGGGGTGTTGGTGGTGACAGCGAGATCACGGAGGCATCCTGGCGTAACTGGAGACGAGTCGGGCCTTCTCCGGAGCACGgggtctttttttttaatcccCAGTAACACCTGCACAAATTATAAACACTGGTCCGTTAAGAAATCGCTGTGTTCCGAAGGAAGCTCCAGAAACAGCTAATGTACGCGGTAACATTAAACTGCTGCTGAGATGGTTTATAAACAGTTAATGATTGTGCCGTGAGCCCGTGAAGTACCGGCGGACTGACGTGGCGCCCGCCACGCTTGATGACACCTGGCGCCACGTCACCCGCGGGGCAAACCGCACGCGCGCGAGCCCGGCCGCTGCTCCTATAAATACTCTCTATCCGCCTGCCCCTGGCCTGAACGCTGCATTTCTCGAACCCATTAAACAAAGACAATCCTCGATCTTTCGCCTACCTCCAGATCTCAGATCCGAAGAGCTCCGGCCCTCTCCAATGGCGGTCAAGGTCTACGTCGTGTAAGTATCCGCGGCACCCACCCcgttcatctctctctctctctctctctctctctctctctctctctctctctctctctctctctctctctctctctctacgaACTCTCAAACCGCCGATGCCCTTCGCATCAAATTGAACCGCGTGGCGCTGAACTCAGTTGTTCGGAATGGAATCGAAGCAGTCCCGTAACCAGAATTCACAGACCATTCCTTTGCTGGAGTAtttcttttctaaaaaattGCTCTCCGCAACCTTCAGGTTTCAGTTTCGATCGTTACCACCGTGTTCAGGTCCTTCAGGATCAATGGACTTGACTACTTGAGGTAGATGGGGAGGGTTTAGTAGACTACTGAATAATTTGGGTTTCGGTAGTTCTTGGCTGTCAATGTCCCCATCACAACGGTGGTTTAGGCCCCGGCCCCTTCGTGATGCCTTGATTGATGGATTCGTGCACTAGTCATGGGCTGTTAGCTTTCCTGAAATCTTTTCCTCTTGTCGTGGGAAATGCTGATAGATTTTTCGCCCCAATGTATTGGCGACGTCGCGAGTGTTCTTGCAATGATTTACATAAGTTCTGTGGCGTCTCTTTAATAACGGTGGTTCACATCAACACAAATATTGGTGGGACTCATGGAGATTTGATTCGGTTTCTGTTATCATGGACGGTTGCTTTGAAAAACATTTGTTTAAGTCATGTATGACATCTTTACCAACTCCCTGTTCCCACCAGCTACCAAGCGTAATTGCCTTATTGGCCATGAACAAATTACAAATCCaactttttcatgtttttctaaTGCTCAGAGCCAAAAACATTTAGCAATGCATGCATCTTTTACTTTTATCCTACCGCAAGTTAGAGTAGAACTCAACATTAAAAAGATGGAGTCCACATGTGCATTAGGCAAGTCAACCACAAGTTAACTGCACTCAAGAGTAATCTATCATTACAAGATGAATTTGTACATGGCTTCCATTGGCCGCCTATAGTTGCCACTAAACAGTATATCCCTTTGTTTCAACTTAAATGCGTCCGTGGACTTTTCTTAGTTCTTACTATTTTGTTCTGTTCATGTGCGTGCAATTTGTATCATTTATTCGAGGTGgaaatcctagaaaaataaaatttggCCTAAAATTAGAAGGAATCCTTCAATTTTCCATTGTCTCCAAACAAAATGATTTTTAAACGTGTCCTAAAATTGCCTTCTGTAAAGAAGCAAATTTCATCTGCTCATGGAGCTGGAAGCCTGGAACTATAGTACAATTGCAAACTGACCTAAAACTACAATTAAAGCGTGTTCTAAAGTGCTTTTTTATTTTCACATTTAATAATGCCTTGTTCCAGTTTCTATTCCTTTCAATGATCAAAATTCATCAGTACTGCTTACATATACCCTATTCCTTTAAACTTTTGATGCCGTTGTTTCTGTCTGTATATGCAGAGCTTCTAGAACACCTCAATGATACATTACTTTTGTTTCATGGGCAATTATGAAATCCACTTTTCTGTTGATGTGGATTTTCCACTACAACAGTACAATCCCACTCTGTCTTCGGATGGGCATGCATGTTTGCTACCTCTTGTTGCTTCCCACTTTCACATCAGGGCATGGACCCTTTACTTGATGCGCAAATTTTCATCTCTTTCTTATTTGCATCGCAAACCCAAACGGTTGCATAACTAATAGTCAAATATTGAACCATGAAGTTCATTGGTCTTCTGGATATTGAACTTAAATACAATTCACCATGGCACATACTGAATTATTTGTCTCCTCAGGCATACTTGTTTGTTTAGTTCTGGGTGCATGGATCCTGTTATTGGTAAACATCAGTGTATC
The nucleotide sequence above comes from Panicum virgatum strain AP13 chromosome 3K, P.virgatum_v5, whole genome shotgun sequence. Encoded proteins:
- the LOC120698220 gene encoding receptor-like serine/threonine-protein kinase SD1-8 isoform X1; the protein is MAPNHRLGLRLALGVPLLLLLLLLPAASRARDTIAPGQPLRGNDTLVSSGTGSFALGFFSPPGSNNTYVGVWYARLLVRTVVWVANRADPVRGDAAGATLSVSPAGCALAVADANGTVVWSASPAAGAEGACAARIQDDGNLVVSDQRGRVAWQGFDHPTDTLLPGMRLGVDFAEGKNMTLTAWSSPSDPSPGPVVAAMDTAGDPEVFVWNGPTKVWRSGPWDGVQFTGVPDTVTYKSQGFSFRFVNDGREATYSFRVRDPGVVSRLALNSTGAGGGLLQRWTWLGAARAWSLYWYAPKDQCDAVSACGPNGVCDPGAVPPCSCLRGFAPRSPAAWALRDGRDGCARATPLDCANRTDGFAALPHAKAPDTTRAVVDFNASLEQCRQRCLSNCSCTAYASANLTGEPGRRGCVTWTGGLDDLRVYPGYGQTLYFRLAAADLASVSKSKKKVNIVVAVVVSITALAILLAITVFIWRVKKSKARKPGAGTWRAGPRSMEGIEGKNQGDDLELPLYDYETIAKATKGFSTENKLGEGGFGPVYKGKLEDGQDIAVKTLSRTSTQGLEEFKNEVLLIAKLQHRNLVRLIGCSISGPEKILIYEFMENKSLDYFLFDTAKSKLLDWQTRYRIIEGIARGLLYLHQDSRYRIIHRDLKTSNILLDKEMTPKISDFGMARMFGSDDAEINTLRVVGTYGYMAPEYAMDGVFSVKSDVFSFGVIMLEIIAGKRNRGVYSYSGHLNLLAHAWSLLNEGKGQDLVDENLNGSFDSDEVHKCLKVGLLCVQENPDDRPLMSQVLMMLASTDIASLPTPKQPGFAARTAAAAEDTSWSKPDCSIVDSMTITMVEGR
- the LOC120698220 gene encoding receptor-like serine/threonine-protein kinase SD1-8 isoform X2; protein product: MAPNHRLGLRLALGVPLLLLLLLLPAASRARDTIAPGQPLRGNDTLVSSGTGSFALGFFSPPGSNNTYVGVWYARLLVRTVVWVANRADPVRGDAAGATLSVSPAGCALAVADANGTVVWSASPAAGAEGACAARIQDDGNLVVSDQRGRVAWQGFDHPTDTLLPGMRLGVDFAEGKNMTLTAWSSPSDPSPGPVVAAMDTAGDPEVFVWNGPTKVWRSGPWDGVQFTGVPDTVTYKSQGFSFRFVNDGREATYSFRVRDPGVVSRLALNSTGAGGGLLQRWTWLGAARAWSLYWYAPKDQCDAVSACGPNGVCDPGAVPPCSCLRGFAPRSPAAWALRDGRDGCARATPLDCANRTDGFAALPHAKAPDTTRAVVDFNASLEQCRQRCLSNCSCTAYASANLTGEPGRRGCVTWTGGLDDLRVYPGYGQTLYFRLAAADLASVSKSKKKVNIVVAVVVSITALAILLAITVFIWRVKKSKARKPGTWRAGPRSMEGIEGKNQGDDLELPLYDYETIAKATKGFSTENKLGEGGFGPVYKGKLEDGQDIAVKTLSRTSTQGLEEFKNEVLLIAKLQHRNLVRLIGCSISGPEKILIYEFMENKSLDYFLFDTAKSKLLDWQTRYRIIEGIARGLLYLHQDSRYRIIHRDLKTSNILLDKEMTPKISDFGMARMFGSDDAEINTLRVVGTYGYMAPEYAMDGVFSVKSDVFSFGVIMLEIIAGKRNRGVYSYSGHLNLLAHAWSLLNEGKGQDLVDENLNGSFDSDEVHKCLKVGLLCVQENPDDRPLMSQVLMMLASTDIASLPTPKQPGFAARTAAAAEDTSWSKPDCSIVDSMTITMVEGR